The DNA window CGACCGCGTCTCCACCTCGATGACCATCAACGCCACCGCCTCGATCCTGCTCTGCCTGTACATGGCGGTGGGCGAGCGTCAGGGCGTGGCCGCGGACCGGCTCTCCGGCACCGTCCAGAACGACATCCTGAAGGAGTACGTCGCGCGCGGCACCTACGTCTTCCCGCCCGGCCCGTCCATGCGGCTGATCACCGACATGTTCGCGTTCTGCCGCGAGCGGGTGCCGCGCTGGAACACGATCTCGATCTCCGGCTACCACCTGCGCGAGGCCGGCTCCACCGCCGCGCAGGAAGTCGCGTTCACCCTGGCCAACGGCATCGCCTACGTGACCGCGGCCCAGGAGGCCGGCCTCAAGGTCGACGAGTTCGCGCCCCAGCTCTCCTTCTTCTTCAACGCCCACAACAACCTGCTCGAGGAGGTGGCCAAGTTCCGGGCCGCCCGGCGACTGTGGGCGCGGATCATGAAAGACCGCTTCGACGCGAAGGACCCGCGGTCGCAGATGCTGCGGTTCCACGCCCAGACCGCGGGCAGCATGCTGACCGCCCAGCAGCCCGAGAACAACATCGTGCGGGTCGCGGTGCAGGCGCTCGCGGCGGTGCTGGGCGGCTGTCAGTCGCTGCACACCAACTCGATGGACGAGGCGCTGTCGCTGCCCAGCGAGGCCGCGGTGCGCATCGCGCTCCGCACCCAGCAGATCCTCGCCCACGAGTCCGGGGTGGCCGACATCGTCGATCCGCTCGGCGGCTCCTACACCATCGAGCGGGCCACGAAGCGGATCGAGGAGGAGGCGGAGACCTACATCGCCAAGATCGACGGCATGGGCGGCTCGGTGCACGCGATCCCGTTCATGCAGCGCGAGATCCAGGAGGCGGCCTACCGCTACCAGCAGGAGGTGGAGGGCAAGCAGCGGGTGGTGGTCGGCGTCAACGAGTTCGCGATGGACGAGGCGCCTCCCGGGAACCTCTTCCAGGTGGATCCCGCGGTGGGCCAGGCCATCATCGAGCGTCTGAGCGAGCTGCGCCGCAACCGTGACGCCTCGGCGGCGGCGCGTGCCCTCGAGGCGGTGGACCGCGCCGCCCGCGGTCGCGACAACCTGATGCCCCACATCCTCGCCGCGGTGCGGGTCCAGGTCACGCTCGGCGAGATCTGCGACACCGTGAGGCGCGTCTTCGGCATGCACCAGCCCTCGGTGGTCTTCTAGGTGGCGACGCGCTGGGCCGGACTGCTCCTGCCCGCATTCGTCCTCGGGGTGGTATCCACGACAGCGGCCGGGACCGCGGACCAGGTCGGCGCGACCTTCACGCTCATGCTCCCGGAAGTGGTCGGCGCGTTCCGGCCCGCCGAAGGCATGGTGGCCCAGGTCGACGGTGACCGTCTCTTCATCGACCTCGCCGAGAAGGACGGCGTCCAGCCCGGTCAGGAGTACTCGGTCTACCGAAAGGGCGATGTCTTCCGTCACCCGGTGAACGGACGGCCGCTGGGCCGACACGAGAGCGTGCTCGGCTACGCCCAGATCCTCCGCGTGCACCCCCAGTACTCCGAGGCGCTGTTCGTGCCCGAGGATAGCCGAACCCCGCCGCCCCAGCCCGAGGACGGCGTGCGCATCACGAAGGGCCGTATCCGCGTCGCGGTCGCCCCCGCCACGGACCTGACCAAGGCCAAGGCGGATCTGCGACGGGTGCCGTTCATGATGGCGCATGCGCTGGAGCTCACCAAGCGCTTCCAGGTCGCCGACCCCGCCGCGGTGCAGGAGTACCTGCTCGGCCAGAAGACGCGGAGCGAGGAGCTGCTGGTGAGCCCGGCCAAGGCCAAGGCCTCCGGCCGAAGCCTGGAAGTGGCCGGCTGGCTGGTGCCGGTGCTCATCGAGCGGCGCGGCATCACGTATCTCGACGTCACCTGGGTGTCCGCGGTGACCGGCACCGCCCTCTTCTCGCGGAGAGCGGCCCTGAGCCGGTCGGAGGGTGCCGCCGAGCAGCGCTTCCCGTGGGAGCCGGTGCCGACGGACTAGCCGGCCAACGTGGAAGTCCGGGTAGAGACAGCAGTTCTGGTATGCTGGTGGTCGTCATGAACACCCTTCGGTGCTGCCACCGGTTCGCCCTCGCGGGTCTCATCCTGATCGCGGTCTCCGGCTGCGGCGGCCGGAGCTGGCGAGAGTACGCCGGGCTCACCAGTCCGAGCGATCCGTCGGTGTCCTTACGGGCCACCGAGCCGAAATGGCTTCTGATCAAGAACCCGCGGTGCTGCGACATCGCCAGCGAGCCCGAGTACATCTGGGTCGAGGAGGACAAGGTCCCCACGACCATGAAGTCGTTCGTGTTCGGCCAATCGACGCTCCTGGCGTCGCCCGAGATCGTATCGAAGTACGGCTCGCCCCCCGGCGGTGGTCGGGTCAGCCCGCGGCAGGGCGGAGCCTACAAGCTCGAGAACACCGTACCGACGGTGCCGACCTCGCGCAGCGCCGCAGTGGTGGCGGCGCCCACCACCCGGACCGACGCGGCCGCCGCGATCCCGGCCCAGCCGGCCACCCGCGGCTACGTGGTGTTCGTGGACACGTCTCGCGTCATCATCGACCTGGCTGCGGCCGACGGCGTCAAGGTCGGCACCAACGTGAGCGTGAGGCGCGACAAGATCGCCATCGTCCATCCCATCACCGGCGAGATGCTGGGTGAGCTGGACGAGGAGGTGGCCGCCGGGCGGGTCGTGGAGGTGAAGGACAAGTTCTCGGTCGTCGAGGTCCAGAAGGCGGCCGCGGGAGCGCAGGTCCAGGTCAAGGACCGGGTAGTGCTCCGGTAACCAGCGGGTCGCTGTCTCACCCGGTGAAAGCCCCCACGCCACTCGAGGCACTCCTCAAGGATCGTGTCGCCCTCGCGATCGGCGCCGAGCTCGGCGCGATCGAGGCGGCCATCGGGCGCGAGATCGAATCGCCCGTGCCGCTCATCCACGAGATGGGCGAGTTCATCGCCGGGGCCGGCGGGAAGCGGCTACGGCCGATCCTGCTCCTCATCGCGGCC is part of the Candidatus Methylomirabilota bacterium genome and encodes:
- a CDS encoding methylmalonyl-CoA mutase family protein — translated: MTPDEQARFQQARRTWEERVLRPSLARSPERANFADSSGAPLDGLNTPADTAAVDYVRDLGFPGEFPFTRGVQPTMYRGRFWTMRQYAGFGSASETNRRFRYLLEQGQSGLSVAFDLPTQMGYDADHEVARSEVGKVGVAISSVEDMAALFEAIPLDRVSTSMTINATASILLCLYMAVGERQGVAADRLSGTVQNDILKEYVARGTYVFPPGPSMRLITDMFAFCRERVPRWNTISISGYHLREAGSTAAQEVAFTLANGIAYVTAAQEAGLKVDEFAPQLSFFFNAHNNLLEEVAKFRAARRLWARIMKDRFDAKDPRSQMLRFHAQTAGSMLTAQQPENNIVRVAVQALAAVLGGCQSLHTNSMDEALSLPSEAAVRIALRTQQILAHESGVADIVDPLGGSYTIERATKRIEEEAETYIAKIDGMGGSVHAIPFMQREIQEAAYRYQQEVEGKQRVVVGVNEFAMDEAPPGNLFQVDPAVGQAIIERLSELRRNRDASAAARALEAVDRAARGRDNLMPHILAAVRVQVTLGEICDTVRRVFGMHQPSVVF
- a CDS encoding FlgT C-terminal domain-containing protein, whose amino-acid sequence is MNTLRCCHRFALAGLILIAVSGCGGRSWREYAGLTSPSDPSVSLRATEPKWLLIKNPRCCDIASEPEYIWVEEDKVPTTMKSFVFGQSTLLASPEIVSKYGSPPGGGRVSPRQGGAYKLENTVPTVPTSRSAAVVAAPTTRTDAAAAIPAQPATRGYVVFVDTSRVIIDLAAADGVKVGTNVSVRRDKIAIVHPITGEMLGELDEEVAAGRVVEVKDKFSVVEVQKAAAGAQVQVKDRVVLR